In the Malaya genurostris strain Urasoe2022 chromosome 1, Malgen_1.1, whole genome shotgun sequence genome, one interval contains:
- the LOC131426066 gene encoding zinc finger protein 287-like isoform X1 — MSALPECLTCAKQIQRDESIVVHDTKTVQDVLYKYFWFAEDESHAAILCQQCWDKIHEFHQFYCEVERIHAQQLQTIHWFSVKEEPLDGDDVSSRSSVEDTKTDDVASLKSESIQTTTINQDEFISNDSMAGDLNDKNRRKYQKKRMRICTGKSLGHSSQGHQKKLNEEKFISQNMDLECDTCAEKCSSFQELQLHSLASHEKRAYLFCCGLKFCRRPRLVDHIRFHLNPEQFRCVICSKPFQSTEALQRHKDKMHAADEDKTYQCSMCPKTYTRKRFLTIHEKYHRMSTQKWRCSSCNRQFSYESCLKDHERKVHQKEFKYVCHMCAKGFQILSIYNKHLAEHDETAVIDKPPKQRVQCLDCGVWVNKYHLPTHKLGHSSGQQTCKYCGQQCKSVLTLRYHEAQHRRGDFSCTVCGKTFKQGISLKVAVVKILCSSLNASLFFRNTWHLTRVKCCTAVIFATKHSTRAQIELLTERKCTPGNGWKIS; from the exons ATGTCTGCCTTACCAGAGTGTTTAACGTGCGCGAAACAGATTCAACGCGATGAATCAATCGTCGTACATGATACTAAGACGGTTCAAGATGTACTCTACAAATACTTTTGGTTTGCT GAAGACGAAAGCCATGCTGCCATATTGTGTCAGCAATGTTGGGACAAGATTCATGAATTTCACCAATTCTACTGTGAAGTCGAACGAATACACGCACAACAGTTACAAACGATTCATTGGTTCAGCGTAAAGGAAGAACCGCTCGATGGGGATGATGTTTCATCTAGGAGTAGTGTCGAGGATACGAAAACAGACGATGTCGCATCGCTGAAATCCGAATCCATACAAACAACTACAATAAATCAAGATGAGTTTATTTCGAACGATTCAATGGCCGGTGACCTTAATGATAAAAATCGAAGAAAGTACCAGAAAAAGCGGATGCGAATATGTACAGGGAAAAGTTTAGGCCATTCTTCACAGGGCCATCAAAAGAAGTTGAACGAGGAGAAGTTCATATCACAGAACATGGATTTAGAGTGCGATACTTGTGCAGAAAAGTGTAGTTCCTTCCAAGAACTGCAGCTGCACTCTCTGGCCAGTCACGAGAAACGTGCGTATTTGTTCTGCTGTGGTCTTAAGTTCTGTCGAAGGCCACGACTGGTAGACCACATTcgatttcatctgaatccggagcAGTTTCGTTGCGTTATCTGCTCGAAACCGTTCCAAAGTACCGAAGCGCTCCAGCGGCACAAAGATAAGATGCACGCAGCGGACGAGGACAAAACATACCAATGTAGCATGTGTCCGAAGACGTACACGCGAAAACGGTTTTTAACAATCCATGAAAAGTATCATCGAATGTCGACGCAGAAATGGCGTTGCTCGAGCTGTAATAGACAATTCTCGTACGAATCATGTTTAAAGGACCATGAGCGGAAAGTGCACCAGAAGGAGTTCAAGTATGTGTGCCATATGTGTGCAAAAGGCTTTCAAATTTTAAGTATTTACAACAAGCATCTGGCAGAGCACGATGAAACTGCGGTGATAGACAAACCACCAAAGCAGCGAGTGCAATGTTTGGACTGTGGAGTTTG GGTCAACAAGTATCATCTTCCTACACATAAACTGGGTCACTCAAGTGGCCAGCAAACATGCAAGTATTGTGGACAGCAATGCAAAAGTGTTCTAACGCTGAGGTATCACGAGGCTCAACACAGGAGAGGCGATTTTAGTTGTACAGTTTGTGGAAAAACTTTCAAGCAAGGAATCTCACTGAAGGTAGCTGTAGTAAAAATTCTTTGCTCTTCCTTGAATGCGTCCTTGTTTTTCAGGAACACATGGCATCTCACACGGGTGAAGTGCTGTACAGCTGTGATTTTTGCGACAAAACATTCAACTCGAGCGCAAATCGAGCTTCTCACAGAAAGAAAATGCACCCCAGGGAATGGCTGGAAGATAAGCTAA
- the LOC131426066 gene encoding transcription factor grauzone-like isoform X2: protein MSALPECLTCAKQIQRDESIVVHDTKTVQDVLYKYFWFAEDESHAAILCQQCWDKIHEFHQFYCEVERIHAQQLQTIHWFSVKEEPLDGDDVSSRSSVEDTKTDDVASLKSESIQTTTINQDEFISNDSMAGDLNDKNRRKYQKKRMRICTGKSLGHSSQGHQKKLNEEKFISQNMDLECDTCAEKCSSFQELQLHSLASHEKRAYLFCCGLKFCRRPRLVDHIRFHLNPEQFRCVICSKPFQSTEALQRHKDKMHAADEDKTYQCSMCPKTYTRKRFLTIHEKYHRMSTQKWRCSSCNRQFSYESCLKDHERKVHQKEFKYVCHMCAKGFQILSIYNKHLAEHDETAVIDKPPKQRVQCLDCGVWVNKYHLPTHKLGHSSGQQTCKYCGQQCKSVLTLRYHEAQHRRGDFSCTVCGKTFKQGISLKEHMASHTGEVLYSCDFCDKTFNSSANRASHRKKMHPREWLEDKLKKNPRLVFEHQ, encoded by the exons ATGTCTGCCTTACCAGAGTGTTTAACGTGCGCGAAACAGATTCAACGCGATGAATCAATCGTCGTACATGATACTAAGACGGTTCAAGATGTACTCTACAAATACTTTTGGTTTGCT GAAGACGAAAGCCATGCTGCCATATTGTGTCAGCAATGTTGGGACAAGATTCATGAATTTCACCAATTCTACTGTGAAGTCGAACGAATACACGCACAACAGTTACAAACGATTCATTGGTTCAGCGTAAAGGAAGAACCGCTCGATGGGGATGATGTTTCATCTAGGAGTAGTGTCGAGGATACGAAAACAGACGATGTCGCATCGCTGAAATCCGAATCCATACAAACAACTACAATAAATCAAGATGAGTTTATTTCGAACGATTCAATGGCCGGTGACCTTAATGATAAAAATCGAAGAAAGTACCAGAAAAAGCGGATGCGAATATGTACAGGGAAAAGTTTAGGCCATTCTTCACAGGGCCATCAAAAGAAGTTGAACGAGGAGAAGTTCATATCACAGAACATGGATTTAGAGTGCGATACTTGTGCAGAAAAGTGTAGTTCCTTCCAAGAACTGCAGCTGCACTCTCTGGCCAGTCACGAGAAACGTGCGTATTTGTTCTGCTGTGGTCTTAAGTTCTGTCGAAGGCCACGACTGGTAGACCACATTcgatttcatctgaatccggagcAGTTTCGTTGCGTTATCTGCTCGAAACCGTTCCAAAGTACCGAAGCGCTCCAGCGGCACAAAGATAAGATGCACGCAGCGGACGAGGACAAAACATACCAATGTAGCATGTGTCCGAAGACGTACACGCGAAAACGGTTTTTAACAATCCATGAAAAGTATCATCGAATGTCGACGCAGAAATGGCGTTGCTCGAGCTGTAATAGACAATTCTCGTACGAATCATGTTTAAAGGACCATGAGCGGAAAGTGCACCAGAAGGAGTTCAAGTATGTGTGCCATATGTGTGCAAAAGGCTTTCAAATTTTAAGTATTTACAACAAGCATCTGGCAGAGCACGATGAAACTGCGGTGATAGACAAACCACCAAAGCAGCGAGTGCAATGTTTGGACTGTGGAGTTTG GGTCAACAAGTATCATCTTCCTACACATAAACTGGGTCACTCAAGTGGCCAGCAAACATGCAAGTATTGTGGACAGCAATGCAAAAGTGTTCTAACGCTGAGGTATCACGAGGCTCAACACAGGAGAGGCGATTTTAGTTGTACAGTTTGTGGAAAAACTTTCAAGCAAGGAATCTCACTGAAG GAACACATGGCATCTCACACGGGTGAAGTGCTGTACAGCTGTGATTTTTGCGACAAAACATTCAACTCGAGCGCAAATCGAGCTTCTCACAGAAAGAAAATGCACCCCAGGGAATGGCTGGAAGATAAGCTAAAGAAAAATCCTAGACTAGTTTTCGAACATCAATAA